The Magnetococcus marinus MC-1 genome contains the following window.
TTGGGTTATAGGCGGGGTAGCTGTTGTTTGGCAGCTGTATAGGTGAGGTAGACGCGTAGATATGTAGGAGCTTGAAATGCCCAAATTGAAGACCCATCGAGGAGCTGCGAAGCGGTTTAAAGTGACCGGTAGCGGCAAAATTCGCCGGAACAAGGCGTTTAAGAGTCACATTTTGACCAAGAAGAGTGCCAAGCGGAAGCGTGGTTTCCGTGCTGGTGATTTGGTTCATGAGCGTGATGTGGCTGGTGTACGTAAGATGTTGCCTTATCTCTAAGAGAGCCTTCTTAGGGATAGGCTTGAGTTAAGAGAAGAGACGGCAACGTGTGGACGACCTGACACCGAGGGTAGTCCCGCCTATATAAGAGTAGAAGTGGAGTAAGATAATGCCGAGAGTAAAACGTGGTGTAACGTCGCAGGCGCGACACAAGAAGGTTCTGAAGGCGGCTAAGGGCTATACAGGGCGCAATAATAGTTGTTTCCGTATTGCCAAGCAGAAGGTTGAGAAGGGTTTGCAGTATGCATACCGTGACCGTAAGAATCTCAAGCGTGAGATGCGTCGGTTATGGATTGCGCGTATTAACGCGGCGACCCGTCTGCATGGTATGTCCTATAGTCAGTTCATGAACGGTTTGAATAAAGCGGGCATTGAGCTGGATCGTAAGGTTCTGTCTGAGCTAGCGATTAGCGAGCCGGAGAGTTTTGGTACCCTGGTGGAACAGGCCAAGGCTGCGCTGTAAGCGCGAGGAATCGGAACCTAAAAGGTGCGTCTACCTTACCAAATAGGGAAGAGGGTCCGGATGGGCCCTCTTTCTTTATTTAGGGTGGTTGGTTTTGTTGAGAAATTGGGTTTTATGGGGATTTTGCGGGGTGGATGGGTAGAGATATTCAAGGGGTCTTGAAAGCCTCTATGTTTAGGGAGTCCCATTATTAAAAGGGATTGGGGGGTCTGGGGGGAAGCTCTGCTTGCCCGCCCAGCGGGTGCAGGGCGGCGCCCTGCCGGGTCTGGGCAGCGCCCAGTGGCGTTCGGGACGAAGCCCTGAGATTGGTGAATTTTTTTAATCGTTTGATCTTTTAGCCCCGTACCGATGGGGTAAGGGCGCAGGGGTTTTATTTAAGAGAGCACGGGTTGTGTAGGGGTGCGCTACGGGGCGTAGGCTAGCGATGTCACGCGCCAGCGTGGCGGGCGGTTGGGCAGATGGTGGCTGGGGTGGAACCTGGGCACACGGGCGCTGGGGTGGAAACCGCTCAATACCCCCAACCCCAGCCCGGAACGAACCCCTGCTGGGGCATGAAAAAGCTGGCTCGCCCTTCGCCAGGGGCGCTAAGTTGCCAAAAGATGCCGCTTAGCGCCCCTGGCGAAGGGCGAGCCTAACTGCAAAAAAGTCAAAATATCAAAAGCAAAACCCTGGGGGGAGAGAGAGAACTGCTCCTCCCAGACCCCCCTCAAACCTTTTTTAAGCGTAGAAGCTAGCCGATTAGGTGCGATAGCGGGAGACTAAACCAACAGAGCAACCTTAAATAGCCGGGAGAAAAAAACCTCTCCCTTTCTCCCTGTAACCCTGTTCACAATGTGGCAAACAGGGTAAAAAACAGGTCAAAAAATCCAGATAACCCAATAACCCCATATAACGGTCATGACCATGCGCAACGCACTGCAACAACTGGAACAAGAAGCCATCTCCGCCATCTCCAGCAGCGAGAACCTTAAAGATCTCGAAGACGTGCGCATCCGATTTATGGGGAAAAAAGGCAGCATCACCCAACAGTACGGTTTGATGAAAACCTGCCCACCAGAAGACAAAAAAGAGCTGGGTCAATGGCTTAACCAGCTTAAAGAGGCCTATAATCAAAGCTTCGAGGCCCAACTCGAAAAATTAAAAAAAGATGAACTCCATGCGCGCCTGCTAAGCGAACGCCTGGATATCTCTCTGCCCGGTCGTCACACCCACACCGGCGGTATCCACCCCGTCACTCGCGCCATCGAAGAGATCGCCCAAGTTTTCGCAGGTATGGGTTTTGAAGTGGCTTCCGGTCCCGAAATCGAAAGCGACTGGCATAACTTCGGCGCACTCAATATCCCCGATGACCACCCCGCGCGGGAGATGCACGATACCTTCTACATCGCCGACGATCCCAATGGGGGCCGTCGCGTGCTGCGTACCCATACCTCGCCCGTGCAAATCCGCGTCATGGAAAATCGCCAACCCCCCCTGCGCGTGATCGCGCCCGGTAAAGTCTACCGCTGCGACTCCGACGTGACCCACACCCCCATGTTCCACCAAGTGGAAGGCTTTATGGTGGATAAAGGGGTGCACTTTGGGCAACTCAAAGGTTTACTCGAAAGCTTTCTACAAACCTTTTTTGAACAAAAATTGCCTGTGCGTTTTCGCCCCTCCTTTTTCCCCTTTACCGAACCCTCGGCCGAGGTGGATATGGCCTGCCTGTTCTGTAACGGTAAAGGTTGCCGTATCTGCAAAGGTACTGGTTGGCTCGAAGTGCTGGGCTGCGGCATGATCCACCCCGAAGTGATGAAAAATGTGGGTATGGATAGCGAAATCTACGCCGGTTTTGCCTTCGGTATGGGGGTAGAACGCCTGGGTATGCTCAAATATGGCATCAATGACCTGCGCACCTTTTTTGAAAATGATGTGCGCTTTCTCTCTCGACACGCCGTCTATTAAGACAGGGTTGAGGCACTTAGGTCGGGCCGAACGCCCCCATAGCTAAAAAAAGATACGGTCTCCGCACCGTCTGTAGAGCGAGCGTAAATATCATGAAATTTACCGAAAAATGGCTGCGTGAACAAATTAATACCCAGCTTGATAGCGAACAGATCAGCAAAACCCTGACCATGGCCGGCCTAGAAGTGGATGCCATGGAACGGCTGGGTAAAGGGTTGGATAAAGTGCAGGTAGGTTTTCTCGAAGCCGTGCAACCGCACCCCGACGCCGACCGCCTAACCTGCTGTCAGGTGCGGGTGGGGGAAACACGGCTCAACATTGTCTGTGGGGCCACCAACCATAAACAGGGCGATAAAGTAGCCGTGGCCCGTGATGGTGCCGAGCTGCCCAATGGACTAAAAATTAAAAAGGGCCAACTACGGGGCCAACCCTCCGAGGGCATGCTCTGTTCCCTCACCGAACTGGGCATGGCCGAAAGCTCGGAAGGGATTATCATCCTGCCCAGCGATGCCCCCGAAGGGGCCACCATGGCCGACTATTTTCAACGTAACGATATCTGCTTTGAACTGGGCATTACCCCCAACCGGGGCGACTGCCTAGGGGTGCGTGGTATCGCCAGGGATTTGGCCGCCGTAACCGGCGAAAGCCTTATCCCCCTGCAAAGCGCCGTTCAAGTGGCGGCCAACGTGCCCACCGTCGCCGTTGAGATCGCAGACGGTGAAGGCTGTCCCCGCTACGCCGGACGGGTGGTAGAAGGGGTCAAAGTAGGCCCCAGCCCCGACTGGTTACGTAACCGTTTGGAGTCAGTGGGACTACGTAGCATCAACAATATCGTAGATATTACCAACTATGTGATGCTGGAACTCAACCAGCCCATGCACGCCTTTGATCTGGCTCAGCTCGCAGCCCCCATCGTGGTGCGCCGCGCCAACCCAGATGAGCGCCTGACAACCCTGGATTATGTCGAGCGGCAACTCACCGAGCAGATGACCCTGATCTGTGATCAACAACGCCCGCTGGCCGTGGCCGGGGTGATGGGGGGGTTAAACTCCGGTGTGACCGATGCAACCACCAGCATCTTTTTAGAATCCGCCTATTTTAATCCTGTGCGCACCGCCCGCACCGGTCGGCGGTTAAACCTTGTCACCGACTCACGTCACCGCTTTGAACGGGGTACCGACCCCATGGCGATCGAGCTGGCACTGGATCGCGCAACCCAACTGGTGTTGGAGCTGTGCGGCGGGCAAGCCGGGGCCATCACCCTGACCGATGCAGGCACCTGGAGCCGTAATCCACCGGTGGCCTTTCGCCATACCCGCGCCAATGCCCTGACCGGTATGTGCTTGACCCAAGCGGAACAGGCCCGTTATCTCCAGGCTATCGGCTGTGTAGAGGTGGCAAAACCCGCCCAGAGCGCCACTGTAGAAGGTGCCGTTTGGTATCTACCCCCCACCCACCGGCATGATCTGCTGCGAGAAGAAGATTTGGTGGAAGAGGTAGTGCGTCTGTTTGGTTATGACAAGGTGCCCACCGAGCTGCCCAGTGGCGCGGTGGCCACCCACCAAGATAGCCCAGAGCGGCAACTGGCAAAACGGCTGCGCAAGGCCCTAACCGGGCTGGGCTATCTGGAAGCGGTCAACTACGCCTTTGTTGCCCCCGAGGTGCAAGCCCGCTTTGATGCCGATCTGCACCCCATTATGCTGACCAACCCTCTGTCGGAGGAGCAATCGTGCATGCGCACCTCGCTCATTGCTGGATTGGTTGAGGCGGTGCGGCGCAACCTAAGCCGGGGGAATGATGGTTTGCGCCTGTTCGAGATGGGACACATCTTTAAACTGGATGCCCAAGGTCAGGTGCAGGAAGAAGAGCATGTGAGCATGGTGCTGGCCGGTCGCGGCACCCCACGTATCTGGCACACCCCCCAGCGGGTATGGGATTTCTTTGACCTTAAAGGGGATTTTCAAACGGTGGTCAGTCGCCTGCAAGGGGCCGAACCCCGCTATCTACCCGGTGGACCAGCCTTTTTACACCCTGGACGCAAAGCGGAGATCCATCTACGGGGCCGGGTTGCAGGGTGGATGGGGGAGCTGCACCCCTCCCTCAGAGAGGCCATGGGCATAGATCAACCGGTGCTCATGCTGGAACTGCGCAGTGATGCCCTAACTCAGGTTAACAAAAAAGAGGCGGCCAATGTCAGCCGCTACCCGGCGGTGACACGGGATTTTGCCTTTGTGGTGGATCGTGACACCCCCGCAGCGACCATTTTGGAGAGTGCCCGCAGTGTCGCCAAGCAGTTGGTGCGTGAGGTGGAGCTGTTTGATCTCTATACCGGCGAGCATGTGCCCCAGGATAAAAAGAGCATCGCCTTTGGGCTGGTGCTGCAAGCCGATGATCGTACGCTCGATGAGGGTGAGATCAATCAAGTTATGGCCCAGGTTACGGCCAAGTTGGAAAAACAGTTCAATGCCGTGCTGCGGGCCTAAGGGGTGTGCCCTTCTGGCCCCCGGGGTGTTCTGAGATAGAATAGCGCAACCCAAGCATCATGCCTGCCATCGCCACCAAAAAAGGCCCACCATGCTTCCCGAGCATGGTGGGCCTTTTTTTGGAGTTAAGCCCGTGGTGGTTGCCCCAGTGGCTTACACCTTGGGACCAGCACCCTTGATGGCATCGGAGACGCGATCAGCAAAGTTGGCAAAATTTTCATTAAACTGACGGGCCAGATCTTTGGCCTTGGCATCAAAGGCCGCACCATCTTTCCAGGTATCACGAGGGGTCAGACGTACGGTTTCCACCCCATCAATGGCGGTGGGCACGGCCAGCCCAAAGACAGGGTCTTCATGGGTAGCCACATCGTTGAGCTCATTGGCCAAAATGCTGTCAATGATGGCGCGGGTTTCGCGGATGGGCATGCGATGCCCTTCACCATAAGGGCCTGCGGTCCAGCCGGTATTCACCAACCAGCACTTGGCACCGGTCTCGCTCAGCCGTTTACCCAGCATTTCAGCATAGACTGTGGGGTGGTGAACCATGAACGGGCCACCAAAACAGGATGAGAAGGTGGCTTGGGGCTCTTTGACGCCCCGCTCAGTACCGGCCAGCTTGGCGGTATAGCCGGAGATAAAGTGGTACATGGCCTGCTCAGAGGTAAGACGCGAGACCGGGGGGAGTACCCCAAAGGCATCCGCCGTTAGCAGAATCACATGGCTGGGATGACCCCCCATACCGTCAGCCTTAATGTTACCCACCGAGCTTAAAGGATAAGCGGCACGGGTATTTTCGGTCTTGCGGTCGTCATCCAAGTCCAGGGTACGGCTCTCCTCATCCATCACCACATTTTCCAAGACGGTACCAAAGGTTTGGGTACAGTTATGGATAACCGGCTCGGCCACGGCGTTCAAACGAATGGTCTTGGCGTAGCAGCCACCCTCAAAGTTAAACACCCCTTTATCGGACCAGCCATGCTCATCATCGCCAATCATACGGCGTTTGGGATCGGTGGAGAGAGTGGTTTTGCCGGTACCAGAGAGGCCAAAGAAGATGGCCACATCATCTTGTGTGCCGATATTGGCGCTACAGTGCATGGGGAACACGGCCTGCTTAGGCAGCAGATAGTTCATGATGGAGAAGATCGACTTTTTCATCTCTCCCGCATAGGCCGTACCACCAATAATGATCTCGCGCTGGGCAATGTTCATGTAGATAAAGGCTTCGGAACGGGTGCCATCCAGTTCAGGATCGGCCTTAAAATCGGGGCAGGCAATGACGGTAAAATCGGGGGGAACAACCTCATTTTCCATGGTCTCAGGGGTGATAAACAGGTTACGTGCAAACAGATTTTGCCACGCTTTAATGTTAACCACCCGCACCCGGCGCTGAAATTGAGGATCGGCACCAACCCGCACATCTTGTACAAACAGCTCCCGACCTTGTAAAAACGCCATCAAGCGACCGCGCACCTTTTCATAATTTTCTTGGGAAACAGGACGGTTAACCGTGCCCCAATCCACATCCGCCTGACTGGTAGGCTCCTCCACAATAAATTTATCTTTGGCAGAACGACCGGTATAGATGCCTGTCTCCACCACGACCGAACCACCGTGGGCAATCTGCCCTTCACCGCGGGCGATAATCTGCTCATAGAGTTTGGGGGTGGGGAGATCCAGGTTGACGACGCCAGGGTTGCTGATTCCCCGTTCCGCCAACTGTTTGGTGACGGCTGCGACGCGTTCTTTATAGGTCAAAGTGCTGGACATGGGTGGAAACCTTTCTGCGTAGCGATCAAGTATGCGTACTCACCACAGTGTGGCACGAAAAGGGCTTTGGTCATCCAAAATCAGAGTATGGCAGATGACCTCTCATCAACCTAGGAGTCAAGACCCTAAAATCTTGTTCCATGCTCGGTATTACATTCCATCAGTGAAACCGCGCCTGCGGTAACCCCTGGGTATTTGCAGCTCCATCATGGGAGCAAAAAATGGATCCTATCCACGTAGGGCAAGCAGAGTGCCGCAGGGGTAGCGGTATAAACGCTTCACAGCGAGAGTAAAAACCCCTCGCGATCACCACCTGTTTCTTGCGTAACACCACAGCAGCCGTTCTGCAACGGGTAGTGGGCGGTTAACAGGTAGAGCATATTCTAGATTGCTAGGAGTATTTTGCTGTTCTAGGCGACAAAAAGCCAGTGTAGAGTTTTGATGATGGGGATAAATAACAGTAATACCATACAGTAGCATAACGCACTGTAACAACACGATATTATATACCCATCATCATTTAGATAGATAGTTCAACGGATTCAGAGGTTTGATTGGCCTGCGGATCTCAAAGTGGAGCCGTGGTGAACGTACCCGCACCCCCGTATTGCCCACCCGAGCAATCATTTGACCGGGACGAATTTCTTGTCCCCGCTCTACCAAATTGACATCATTGTGGGCATACAAGGTCTTATAATCCCCCCCATGATTGACAATAATGAGATTGCCAAAGCTATCATGACCACCCACATAGGCGACCACGCCGGCTGCGGGTGCCAACACCGGTGTACCCTTTTCGGCGGCAATGTCGATACCTGGGTTAATCTTGGCACCCCGCCTGCCAAAGCTGGCGACCACGGTTCCCTGTACAGGCCAGTTCCACTGTTGCGGGGCGGGTTTGCCTTTCATCCGCTGTAGATTGGCCGCCGCGGTGGCGCTAGAGAGGGTGGCAGGCTGTTGGATAATACCGGGTTTCTCTTCGTCACCCCGTATCTGAACCACAATTTGCCGTGTTGCGGGCTGCGTGGTGAGATCACGGCTTTTGGGTGCAGGGGTGGCTTTATCCGTAGGCGTTGCCGTGCTCCCCACCGCCGCTAAGGGGGTGGCCAGAGCGGGTAGCGGTAGCGGCGCGGTGCGGCCCGTGGGCAGAATAAAGGAGTGCTGCTTAAGAAAACCCCCGCTCTGGGCTACCCCCATGGGATCGGGTTGTGCCACCACCGAGGGCTGGGGTAGATGTACCGTGCGCAGGGGGGTATCCCCCGAGCTGTTGCCTTCATCCATCACATCGGGTTTGCCGTTAGGCACCGGCATGCTGGGGGAGCGCACATAGAGCAGTTGCCCCGCCACCACCTTATCGGGATCATCGACCCCGTTCCAACGGGCCAGATCAAACACATCAACCTGATGGCTCATGGCAATGGACCAAAGGGAGTCACCGGCCTGTACCTGATAGGTCGGGGCGTTAGATGGCTCGACATGGTTGGGGGTCGTGGTTGGTTGCCAACCCAAAGCAGGGCCGCGCGCCACCCGTACCGGGGTATCGGTTGGGGTGGTGGACAGGTTAAGCGTGTCCAGAGGCATGCACCCACCCAGTAGCAGCAGGGTCATTAGGCCTGTCAGCCTGTGTTTTATGGTTAAACGATCCATTTCATCACCACCACAATGGCAACAATCACCACCACCACCGCAACGGTAAGCAGATCCAGATGTCGCTCGACCAGTTTGCGCAGTGGTTCACCACCCCAACGTAACAGGGCAGCCACCAGGAAAAAACGTGCCCCACGTGAGAGCAGGGACATGACCATAAACAGGGCAAAGTTGGCGTGTAGGGCCCCGGCTGTTATGGTAAACAGTTTGTAAGGCAGGGGGCTAAACCCTGCAATGGCCACCACCCATGCACCATGGGCGTCAAATAATCCGGCCAACTGATCATAGGCTTCCATCTTGCCGTAAAAGGTAAGGATAGGCGCACCGATCCAATCCCAGGCGAGGTAGCCAATGAGATACCCCAACGCCCCACCCAATACCGAACCTGCTGTACACACCGCCGCATAGAGCAGGCTGCGCATAGGCTCCGCCAGGGCCATTGCCATGAGCAGTAGGTCAGGGGGAATGGGAAAGAAGGAAGATTCCGCCACCGCTACCAAAAACAGCGCGACCACCGCCTTGGGGTGCATAGCCCAATGCATGGTCCAATCGTAAAGACCCCGCATCAATGCCACTATTCCCACCCCTGTTGGCCCACGAGGGGCACAAAACGACACGCCTCCAGCACGTCACGTTGCCAACTTTCAGGACCGGTGCGCTGAATGCAAATTAACTGCTGGTTGAGTTTACCCCCTTCAGGGATAATCATGCGTCCCCCAATTTCGAGCTGTCTTTTCAGACGCTCTGGGGTGGCGGGGGCACCCGCGGTGACAATAATGCGCTCAAAGGGGCGCGGCTCTGGCCAGCCTAGGGTGCCATCGCCCACCCGGTAGCGTACATTGGTGATGCCCATGCGCTCCAACCGCTCCCGTGCCAGCAGTGCCAGTGAGGGGATACGCTCCACCGTGTAAACCCGCCGACAGAGCGCCGCCAAGACAGCGGTTTGATACCCCGATCCGGTGCCGATCTCCAGCACATGCATGCCATACCCCAACTCCAGGGCCTGACTCATGCGGGCCACGGTATAGGGCTGGGAGAGCGTCTGACCCTCGCCAATGGGCAGGGTGGCATCACCATAAGCGTGGCCCGCGAGGGCTTCATCCACAAAGTCATGACGGGGTAGGGCACCCATCACCTCCAGCACCCGTGGATCATGAATCCCCCGACTTTGCAGGGCGAGCAACATGCGGGTACGGGCACGCTCCCCCATGGGTGGTGGTGGAGCAGCCGGTTGGCTCATCTTTAGCGAAACAGCGACCATGCCTTTAATCTCTCTGTAGCGTGGGGGTGGCGAAACAGACAGTGCAGCGCGGTCACCGAGGTGAACCCGTCGCGTAGCGCCTCTTCATCCGTGGCCAATTGAAACTCTTCCTCTCTGGGGGTGGGAATCGTTGGATCCCAGAAAGCCGGGTTACCCGCCGCCGTGACCGGCGGTGGCGGCCAGTTAAAGCGCAATCCCTGGCGTGTGGGCTTGGGATTTTTTAACTCATATTCCGGCACATTGGGCACATTGACATTTAAAAAGGTGCCAGGGGGCAGGGGATTTTCCAACCACTGCCGGATCACCATGTGGGTGACTTTAATGGCACTCTCAAAATGCCAGGGTGCCGCGCTGCCACACAGGGATACCGCCATGGAGGGAATGCCCGAGAGGGCACCTTCCCAAGCGGCCCCAGCGGTGGCTGAGTAGCTGAGATCCTCAGCCACATTTGCCCCCATGTTAATGCCAGAGACCAGCAAATCCGGGGGGCGCCGCAACACCATACGCAGCCCAGCCATAACACAATCGGTCGGAGTGCCGTTGATCGCAACCTCATATTCGGCGATGCGGGTGAGCTTAATATCCTCGCCACGGGAGATAGCGTGGGCTGTGCCACTCATATCTTTGACCGGGGCGAGCGTCACCACATCGTGCCGCTCTTTAAGCGCATCTTTGAGCGCTTGAAGACCCGGCGAGGCGATGCCATCATCATTGGTAAGCAGTATCAACATGAAACACCCATTTTCAGTAGCCCGTTTGCCACAGACCACTTTGCAAAATTGAAACCACAGCAAGCAATATCGGGTAAGATCTTGGTAAGACACTGAAAAGCATATGTTATGGTGGTGTTTTTTAGCAGTGATCCGCCAGATAAATCCTGGCTATGGGTAGAAACCGCCCTGGCTTCACAGGCAAAGATTGCCCGGCCTCAAGCAGGGGGATGAGAAAACAAACAAGGGTGTTAGAAAAGGCGGTTGGTACGGGGCTCTATGCCAGACATGGATGGGTCTGCCCAGGGGCAGACCCTCCATGCTGGGGTTCAACGCTGTTTAGGGGGCTTTGTTGAGCAAGCTGTCGCGCTTGCCCGCTTCAATCAACGACTCCGCCAGATAGGTGGGGAGTTTAAAATATTCGGGTCGATCAGAGCGTTTCAGGGTATAGCTGTTCGGTTCGCTCTGGTGCCCCAGTTGATAGATC
Protein-coding sequences here:
- the rplT gene encoding 50S ribosomal protein L20, which codes for MPRVKRGVTSQARHKKVLKAAKGYTGRNNSCFRIAKQKVEKGLQYAYRDRKNLKREMRRLWIARINAATRLHGMSYSQFMNGLNKAGIELDRKVLSELAISEPESFGTLVEQAKAAL
- a CDS encoding protein-L-isoaspartate(D-aspartate) O-methyltransferase, coding for MGERARTRMLLALQSRGIHDPRVLEVMGALPRHDFVDEALAGHAYGDATLPIGEGQTLSQPYTVARMSQALELGYGMHVLEIGTGSGYQTAVLAALCRRVYTVERIPSLALLARERLERMGITNVRYRVGDGTLGWPEPRPFERIIVTAGAPATPERLKRQLEIGGRMIIPEGGKLNQQLICIQRTGPESWQRDVLEACRFVPLVGQQGWE
- the pheT gene encoding phenylalanine--tRNA ligase subunit beta, which codes for MKFTEKWLREQINTQLDSEQISKTLTMAGLEVDAMERLGKGLDKVQVGFLEAVQPHPDADRLTCCQVRVGETRLNIVCGATNHKQGDKVAVARDGAELPNGLKIKKGQLRGQPSEGMLCSLTELGMAESSEGIIILPSDAPEGATMADYFQRNDICFELGITPNRGDCLGVRGIARDLAAVTGESLIPLQSAVQVAANVPTVAVEIADGEGCPRYAGRVVEGVKVGPSPDWLRNRLESVGLRSINNIVDITNYVMLELNQPMHAFDLAQLAAPIVVRRANPDERLTTLDYVERQLTEQMTLICDQQRPLAVAGVMGGLNSGVTDATTSIFLESAYFNPVRTARTGRRLNLVTDSRHRFERGTDPMAIELALDRATQLVLELCGGQAGAITLTDAGTWSRNPPVAFRHTRANALTGMCLTQAEQARYLQAIGCVEVAKPAQSATVEGAVWYLPPTHRHDLLREEDLVEEVVRLFGYDKVPTELPSGAVATHQDSPERQLAKRLRKALTGLGYLEAVNYAFVAPEVQARFDADLHPIMLTNPLSEEQSCMRTSLIAGLVEAVRRNLSRGNDGLRLFEMGHIFKLDAQGQVQEEEHVSMVLAGRGTPRIWHTPQRVWDFFDLKGDFQTVVSRLQGAEPRYLPGGPAFLHPGRKAEIHLRGRVAGWMGELHPSLREAMGIDQPVLMLELRSDALTQVNKKEAANVSRYPAVTRDFAFVVDRDTPAATILESARSVAKQLVREVELFDLYTGEHVPQDKKSIAFGLVLQADDRTLDEGEINQVMAQVTAKLEKQFNAVLRA
- the surE gene encoding 5'/3'-nucleotidase SurE; its protein translation is MLILLTNDDGIASPGLQALKDALKERHDVVTLAPVKDMSGTAHAISRGEDIKLTRIAEYEVAINGTPTDCVMAGLRMVLRRPPDLLVSGINMGANVAEDLSYSATAGAAWEGALSGIPSMAVSLCGSAAPWHFESAIKVTHMVIRQWLENPLPPGTFLNVNVPNVPEYELKNPKPTRQGLRFNWPPPPVTAAGNPAFWDPTIPTPREEEFQLATDEEALRDGFTSVTALHCLFRHPHATERLKAWSLFR
- the pckA gene encoding phosphoenolpyruvate carboxykinase (ATP), whose protein sequence is MSSTLTYKERVAAVTKQLAERGISNPGVVNLDLPTPKLYEQIIARGEGQIAHGGSVVVETGIYTGRSAKDKFIVEEPTSQADVDWGTVNRPVSQENYEKVRGRLMAFLQGRELFVQDVRVGADPQFQRRVRVVNIKAWQNLFARNLFITPETMENEVVPPDFTVIACPDFKADPELDGTRSEAFIYMNIAQREIIIGGTAYAGEMKKSIFSIMNYLLPKQAVFPMHCSANIGTQDDVAIFFGLSGTGKTTLSTDPKRRMIGDDEHGWSDKGVFNFEGGCYAKTIRLNAVAEPVIHNCTQTFGTVLENVVMDEESRTLDLDDDRKTENTRAAYPLSSVGNIKADGMGGHPSHVILLTADAFGVLPPVSRLTSEQAMYHFISGYTAKLAGTERGVKEPQATFSSCFGGPFMVHHPTVYAEMLGKRLSETGAKCWLVNTGWTAGPYGEGHRMPIRETRAIIDSILANELNDVATHEDPVFGLAVPTAIDGVETVRLTPRDTWKDGAAFDAKAKDLARQFNENFANFADRVSDAIKGAGPKV
- the pheS gene encoding phenylalanine--tRNA ligase subunit alpha, with product MTMRNALQQLEQEAISAISSSENLKDLEDVRIRFMGKKGSITQQYGLMKTCPPEDKKELGQWLNQLKEAYNQSFEAQLEKLKKDELHARLLSERLDISLPGRHTHTGGIHPVTRAIEEIAQVFAGMGFEVASGPEIESDWHNFGALNIPDDHPAREMHDTFYIADDPNGGRRVLRTHTSPVQIRVMENRQPPLRVIAPGKVYRCDSDVTHTPMFHQVEGFMVDKGVHFGQLKGLLESFLQTFFEQKLPVRFRPSFFPFTEPSAEVDMACLFCNGKGCRICKGTGWLEVLGCGMIHPEVMKNVGMDSEIYAGFAFGMGVERLGMLKYGINDLRTFFENDVRFLSRHAVY
- the rpmI gene encoding 50S ribosomal protein L35 — encoded protein: MPKLKTHRGAAKRFKVTGSGKIRRNKAFKSHILTKKSAKRKRGFRAGDLVHERDVAGVRKMLPYL
- a CDS encoding M23 family metallopeptidase, coding for MPLDTLNLSTTPTDTPVRVARGPALGWQPTTTPNHVEPSNAPTYQVQAGDSLWSIAMSHQVDVFDLARWNGVDDPDKVVAGQLLYVRSPSMPVPNGKPDVMDEGNSSGDTPLRTVHLPQPSVVAQPDPMGVAQSGGFLKQHSFILPTGRTAPLPLPALATPLAAVGSTATPTDKATPAPKSRDLTTQPATRQIVVQIRGDEEKPGIIQQPATLSSATAAANLQRMKGKPAPQQWNWPVQGTVVASFGRRGAKINPGIDIAAEKGTPVLAPAAGVVAYVGGHDSFGNLIIVNHGGDYKTLYAHNDVNLVERGQEIRPGQMIARVGNTGVRVRSPRLHFEIRRPIKPLNPLNYLSK
- a CDS encoding YqaA family protein, producing the protein MHWAMHPKAVVALFLVAVAESSFFPIPPDLLLMAMALAEPMRSLLYAAVCTAGSVLGGALGYLIGYLAWDWIGAPILTFYGKMEAYDQLAGLFDAHGAWVVAIAGFSPLPYKLFTITAGALHANFALFMVMSLLSRGARFFLVAALLRWGGEPLRKLVERHLDLLTVAVVVVIVAIVVVMKWIV